From Microcystis aeruginosa NIES-2549, a single genomic window includes:
- the cobN gene encoding cobaltochelatase subunit CobN, giving the protein MHRIAPQAGGWTADTEGVIIIDQNPAPIVLLTMADTDIQTLAAAIDHLPDNFPAIRALNLSQLQQQYSIDNYGDKVLSQARVIILRLLGGRGSWSYGLEVVKEIVEETGATLFVLPGEDKPDLELMSHSTASLTTVNQLWCYFTEAGIDNWINAAKFIAHTCLHFDYPPSPPQVVPRLGIYSQTTLSQPQARTWILFYRSHYLAGNTKAIDALISAFTQRNIETVPIFLSSLREIEVQEELLTLFSHHPPDLILDTTSFSIQRPEDKQNHHFWQSLNKPIFQVILSSSSLEAYQQGYQGLSPRDVAMNIALPEMDGKIITRAISFKSVLTRHPKLETEIVIYQPLPHRVDFVADLTANYCQLSSLPNSQKKIALIFPNYPNKDGRIANGVGLDTPASGLEILRALQTQGYTLTDLPDHSDELMRLLISGITNDLETRELKPIYQSLSLEAYLDYFSSLPPDNQSALLDRWGYPDKDFPIPGIQLGNVFIGIQPSRGYDLDPTLNYHSPDLEPTHSYLAFYHWLRQEFQVTAVINLGKHGNLEWLPGKSLALSPHCYPEIAFSSLPNFYPFIVNDPGEGSSAKRRSQAVIIDHLTPPMTRAELYGDWEKLESLIDEYYQAESLDPSRLALIRERINDLVAKTNLDRELGTISRSERVATSASFGQFLTVVDGYLCELKEAQIRDGLHIFGQCPQGQQLIDLIQSIARSPSPDRPGLTRSLALDLHLDCDPLTEYNDTTTYLEGLAQDLISRKIEPVGENTAKELVWLENQLIPALKQTPDELTYLLKGLAGEYVPSGASGAPTRGRPDVLPTGRNFYSVDTRAIPTETAWEVGRKAAEALIERYTQENGEYPRTLAISIWGTSTMRNSGEDVAEAMALLGIRPLWDGFFRRVVGFEILTPSSLGRPRIDVTVRVSGFFRDSFPSILHLLNSGINAVACQEEEEKINPLAAKVKTEREFWLSQGLGEKEAKLRATARIFGCKPGAYGAGLQGLIESQNWQNDQDLANAYINWSCYAYNSQGTAHSLPEVLRNRLQELEIVLHNQDNREHDIFDSDDYYQFQGGLTASVRALTGKNPVTYFGDHSRPENPRIRTLEEEIRRVYRSRVVNPKWIAGVMRHGYKGAFEMAATVDYIFAYSATTHLVEDFIYQGVAEAYLFDDKVQQFIQEKNPWALRDMAERLLEAQQRGLWTQVDQKTLDRLRAIVHEAEGAIESGQ; this is encoded by the coding sequence TTAAGGAAATTGTCGAGGAAACCGGTGCGACTTTATTTGTCCTCCCGGGAGAGGATAAACCGGATTTAGAGTTGATGAGTCATTCCACTGCTTCCCTGACTACTGTTAACCAGTTATGGTGCTATTTCACGGAAGCAGGGATAGATAACTGGATTAATGCTGCTAAATTTATCGCGCATACCTGTCTCCATTTCGACTATCCTCCCTCTCCTCCTCAGGTTGTCCCTAGGTTGGGAATCTATTCCCAGACAACCCTATCCCAACCCCAAGCACGGACTTGGATACTTTTCTATCGTTCCCATTATCTCGCGGGTAACACCAAAGCTATCGATGCTTTAATCAGTGCTTTCACCCAAAGAAACATTGAAACTGTCCCTATCTTTCTCTCCTCTCTCCGGGAAATTGAAGTGCAAGAGGAACTATTAACCCTCTTTTCCCACCATCCCCCAGACTTAATTCTCGACACCACTAGCTTCTCTATCCAGCGACCGGAAGACAAACAAAATCATCACTTCTGGCAGTCCCTCAATAAACCCATCTTCCAAGTAATCCTCAGCAGCAGCAGTTTAGAAGCTTATCAACAGGGTTATCAAGGTCTTTCCCCCCGGGATGTGGCCATGAATATCGCTTTACCGGAAATGGATGGCAAAATTATCACCCGTGCTATTTCCTTTAAATCTGTCCTCACCCGACATCCCAAACTAGAAACGGAAATAGTTATCTATCAACCCCTCCCCCACCGGGTTGATTTTGTCGCTGATTTAACCGCAAACTATTGTCAACTCTCCTCCCTTCCCAACTCCCAGAAAAAAATTGCTCTCATTTTCCCCAACTATCCCAATAAGGATGGTCGTATCGCTAACGGAGTTGGTTTAGATACTCCCGCTAGTGGTTTGGAAATTCTTCGCGCACTACAAACCCAAGGTTATACCCTCACCGACCTCCCCGACCATAGCGATGAATTAATGCGATTGCTGATTTCCGGTATCACTAATGACCTGGAGACAAGGGAATTAAAACCTATCTATCAATCTCTCTCCCTAGAAGCATATCTAGATTATTTCTCCTCCCTTCCCCCCGATAATCAAAGCGCTCTGCTTGACCGTTGGGGATATCCAGACAAGGATTTTCCTATCCCCGGCATCCAGTTAGGTAATGTCTTTATCGGTATTCAACCTTCTCGCGGTTATGACCTTGACCCGACTCTTAATTATCATTCCCCCGACCTGGAACCTACCCACAGCTATCTCGCTTTTTACCATTGGTTACGACAGGAATTCCAAGTCACTGCTGTGATTAATCTCGGTAAACACGGCAATTTAGAATGGCTACCCGGGAAGAGTCTCGCTCTTTCTCCCCATTGTTATCCCGAAATTGCTTTCTCGTCGCTGCCGAATTTTTATCCGTTTATTGTCAATGACCCCGGAGAAGGGTCCAGCGCTAAAAGACGTTCCCAAGCTGTTATCATCGACCATCTCACCCCCCCAATGACGCGAGCGGAATTGTATGGAGATTGGGAAAAGTTAGAGTCCCTCATCGATGAATATTATCAGGCAGAATCTCTTGATCCTTCTCGTTTAGCTCTGATTCGCGAGCGGATTAACGATCTGGTGGCGAAAACTAATCTCGATCGAGAGCTAGGCACGATCTCGCGTAGCGAGCGCGTTGCGACCAGCGCTTCCTTTGGTCAATTTCTCACCGTCGTGGATGGTTATCTCTGTGAACTCAAGGAAGCACAAATCCGCGACGGTTTACATATCTTCGGTCAATGTCCCCAGGGTCAGCAGTTAATTGATTTAATCCAATCGATTGCTCGTTCTCCCAGTCCCGACCGCCCCGGTTTAACCCGTTCCCTTGCCCTTGACCTCCATCTCGACTGCGACCCCCTGACGGAATATAACGATACTACTACTTATCTGGAAGGTCTCGCTCAGGATTTAATTAGCCGGAAAATTGAACCTGTAGGCGAAAATACGGCAAAAGAATTAGTTTGGCTAGAAAATCAGTTAATTCCTGCTTTAAAACAAACTCCCGATGAACTTACCTATCTCTTAAAAGGTCTCGCTGGCGAATACGTCCCCAGTGGTGCTTCTGGCGCTCCTACCCGCGGCCGTCCCGATGTTCTCCCCACCGGCAGAAATTTCTATTCTGTCGATACCCGCGCAATCCCCACAGAAACCGCATGGGAAGTGGGAAGAAAGGCCGCAGAGGCACTAATTGAACGTTATACCCAAGAAAATGGCGAATATCCCCGCACTTTGGCGATTTCTATCTGGGGAACTTCGACGATGAGAAATAGTGGCGAAGATGTGGCCGAAGCCATGGCTTTACTGGGAATTCGTCCCCTTTGGGATGGTTTTTTCCGTCGGGTGGTCGGGTTTGAAATCCTTACCCCGTCTAGCTTAGGCCGTCCTCGTATTGATGTGACTGTTCGGGTATCGGGCTTTTTTAGGGACAGTTTCCCCAGCATACTACATCTTCTTAATTCTGGCATAAATGCGGTAGCTTGTCAAGAGGAAGAGGAAAAAATTAATCCTTTAGCGGCGAAAGTCAAGACAGAGAGGGAGTTTTGGCTAAGTCAGGGCTTAGGAGAAAAAGAGGCGAAACTGAGAGCTACTGCCAGAATCTTTGGCTGCAAACCGGGTGCTTACGGGGCCGGTTTACAGGGGTTAATCGAGTCACAAAACTGGCAAAATGATCAAGACTTAGCTAATGCTTATATTAACTGGAGTTGTTATGCATATAATAGCCAAGGAACTGCCCATTCTTTACCGGAAGTATTGAGAAATAGACTGCAAGAATTAGAGATAGTGCTGCACAATCAGGACAATCGAGAACACGATATTTTCGACTCCGATGACTACTATCAATTTCAAGGCGGCTTAACTGCCAGTGTCCGGGCATTAACCGGCAAAAATCCCGTCACCTATTTTGGTGATCATTCCCGTCCGGAAAATCCCCGCATCAGAACCCTAGAGGAAGAAATTCGCCGCGTTTACCGCTCGCGAGTGGTTAATCCCAAATGGATAGCGGGAGTGATGCGACACGGCTATAAAGGCGCTTTCGAGATGGCTGCGACCGTAGATTATATTTTTGCCTACTCTGCCACTACTCACCTAGTGGAGGATTTTATCTATCAGGGAGTAGCCGAAGCTTATTTATTTGACGACAAGGTACAACAATTTATTCAGGAGAAAAACCCCTGGGCATTGCGAGATATGGCCGAAAGATTATTAGAGGCTCAACAACGGGGATTATGGACCCAGGTGGACCAGAAAACTTTAGATCGATTGAGGGCAATTGTCCATGAGGCCGAAGGAGCGATCGAATCGGGTCAGTAA